TGCTTGTACTGTTCTTCAGAAATTTTATTTTCATCATTCAATTGAAGATCAATGTTTTGACCTTTGCTTTTCAAATAGGATTCGATAATGCGTTTTTTATTAAGAGCGGTCGCTTTGTCGTCGCCGCCATTCAATGGCGACATCGAGTTACACGTACGCGTTGCATACTTCACATCCGCACGACTGACACAGAATGCTTGTCCGGAAGAGTTAAAGCCATACACCATCGGATTACAGGCGACGCCGTTGTTTGAGCAGGACGCTCCGCTCGCAGCCATTTTCGCTCTTAAATCGTCAGCCCCTTGCTTGTTACCACCGCAAGAACCATTCTCGCCATAAACGGACAAGTAACCCGCCACGATACAGTTTTTACCCGTAAGACCCGCAGCATAAGCCTCGGTTCCCAATAAGAAGTTCATCACGAACTCATATTTGCTGTTGCTGTTGAATTCATTCATCGCTTGCGCGCCGTAAATCGCGGTATAAACGCGTTGAGCAGACTCCATCGCGCGACGCATGCGAATCATATACTCTGCTTTTTGCCGTGCAGACAATTTCACATATTCTTTGTAGGATAAAACAAAATCACTGCCCAGTGGCTTTTGTTTACCTGTCTTAAGAGCTTTGTTAATCGTTGGATCTTGTTTCGCTAACTTGCCAGCTAAAGCATTAAAGCTGTTATAGTTAAGAAGTTCTTTTTTCTGAACAGGAACGCCATTTACCTTCAACGGATTTTCTTCATCACCCGTGAAATTCAAGTTCATCGTTTGACCGTCTTTCGTCAAAGTCAAACGCACTTGTTCGTTGCCATGGGAGTCTTTAAAAGTGCTCGCCTCGATCGACGGCATCATCTGATTGCGGTTTAAAGCCACCCATTGATCCATCTGCGACTGCAGTTTTTCCGGATAAACGTGACGAACCATGCGCCAGTATTCACCCACCGTCATTTTCTTTGTCGTCAGACCTGTTTCTTTCAGGTATTGATTGATCAACTTCTTCTGGTTCGATGCTGCTGCACCTTCCGCGACGGGCGCAATACACATTGTCACAACAGAAACACCTGCTGCGAGATTTTTTAGCAAAGAACTTGGTTTAAACTTCCCAATCATATCGACCTCATGCTTTTGAGTCTTTTCGGTACACTTTTTAAAATACTTAACGAGAACCTAGACTTAACCTTTGGATTTCTGTTCTGTCTCAATCTGAGACCGAAACCAGTCATGCAGATATCCACGATCCCTACGACTTAAGTCTTTAAATTTCAAACGAAGCACGTTTTCGTGATATTCCACGACCTTACTTTTGATCTTCACATTGCGGATCTCAGGGAAGATCACATCCACAAAGCGCAATCCCCGGGAACTTGCTTCCATATCTCTTTTCAATCGGATGCGCGCTCCCGAAACGGAAATAGATTCTGTAACACCCTCAAAAATATCTTGCGCCACCACATCAGCGCGAGTCGCAAACTCATAGCGGTGGGCGGTTGGAAATAACCATTGGGCACGACGATCCAAATAAGGAAAACGAAAATAAAAGGCCAAAAGCAGAACGCCGACGGTGACGAAGCTGGAAAGAACCAGATGAGTTTGATTAAAAAGCCCGTCCCCCACCAAAGCGTGGGTGCTGAAACGATACCCATTCACGACCAGAACGAAGACAAGAGACAAAATGGCCAGGGTCCAAGAAGTCTTATGCGGTTTGAAAAGCAAAATTCCCGACAAAAAAAGCAGCCCCAGCCACACCCAATCCAAAGGTGTCACCGCTTTGAGAAATTCAAATAACGTGGGTGGTAAGTACCAGTGGGGAACCCCGCTTCCCGCGAAACTGATTGCCAGATTTCCCAGGGGCGCCAACAGAAAAAGCACGGCCAGAAAATAAATCCCGGTAGGCTTTTTGAGTGGTGTCTGTGTCATGAATTTCCCCCAAAAATTATGCTAAACGAAACGGACTCGGGGGGGCACGAATTCTTTGAGATACCAGACCTTAGTTGAATTAAAAAAAATAGACCACCCTACCAGAGTGGTCTATTCGCCTAATATTTAAATCATGCTCTTCTACTGAGCTTTACCGGGGATAGAAATAGACTTCAAGTCACTCTCTTCTTTAGCTATATCTTCCGCAATTTTCAAAGCACTATTGGATGCTCCCCGCTCATTGGCAGGACAAATTTCAAGCTCCGTCTTTACAGGGACCAACTGATAGAGTTCATCAATCTCTTCGTTCGTGACAGCGATACAGCCACGTGTCCAGTTAATGATTGGATGAGCTTTATCAACAAAAAAACGTGAAGTGTCGTCATTTGGTAACCCATGAATCATGATGTCACCACCAGGACTCAAATCTACACCTTTGTTTTGAGATATTCTTTTAGTTCTTTCAAGATCAGCTTTGTTTGGATAGTTTACATGTAAAGCTTTATGGTATTCACTATCATTCTTTTTAAAATCAATCTGATAAACTCCTTCCGGAGTTTTATTATCTCCTTCTTGAGTTTTGTGTCCGTACGGAGATCTACCTAGGGCCACATTATAAACTCTTAAAAGACTATCGCCGCTAAATAAGAAAAGACGCTTTCCTTCTTTAGAAACAATGACTTTAGTGCCTTGAATTCTTTTGTTTCTGAGAGACTCTAGACTTTCTCCAGTTAAATCTACTAAGTTTCGATCTTCCACAATTGAATCGATATTCTTACAGCTATACTTCCCGGCAAGTGCGCTTTGCGCTACTCCAAAAACTGACAAAGCTACTAAAAGAACTTTCATTGCGACCTCTCATTATCAGGATACAAAGAGTACCTTTGTAAGTTATACTTCTTAAAAAGAACTGCATAGTAATGACTAAACTCTGCTTTAACGTGATCAGCAAACATCAAAAGATCGGCTTGCTGGTACTTAATCCCACTATAAGTAATACTCATCGAGACATTTTCATCAGGAATCGTAACTTGCAACACCAGTTCGGGCTCTTCATTTAGCTGTGCAAACTCTGCAGCGGCTTTACTTATTTCCTCTTTGGAAATGGGCAGCCCAGCAGGTTCTGCTTTATCAGACAAATAGATGAGAGCAAGTGCAGAATATACTAACTTTGCATGTGTTAACTCTTTTGTTTGCGAGGTTACAATCGGCGAAGCCTCGAATTTAGGTATTTTTACATTCGCTTCTTCCGAGAGAATCTTTAAAACTTCAAAATTATTCACTCCATACTTCAGTCTTGCAGCAAACTCTAAGATTAAGAAATCTTGCGCCTCAGCTGAAGATTTTGATGGTAAGCACTCTTTAGTTTTCACAAGTTCACGAATAAATGGTGGCACTTCAATATGAGGGTTTGCCCATAGCATAAACATCATAGATCTGGTAAACACGCGACAGGGAATTTGCGCTTTAGAAAGAATGTTCATACCTGCAGCTGTGTGACCTTTATGAAAATATCGCTTGGCAATATCCAGATCTTTACGCAGAGAACTTTCCAAGTAGCCTTTAAGGGCTGAATCAACATCCGCCGAAATTATGTTGATATCTGTTATTAGACTTTCGCCAGTTTTCCTATTAGACGACCAAAGACTTAGCCCCTTTTCTCTCAGAAGTTCAAGGATCTCAATAGACCCTCTGCGAGCTGCTACCAAAATTAAAGAATCACCATTAATGGCTACAATATTCTCAAGCTCTTTGGCTGACTTCTCGCCAAGATTCCGTTCTACTTCTTCTTTGGAACCAGATCGGACAACTGTAACTAAAGGATCTTCTTTCGATGAGGTCTCAACTCGTGATTCAATAGGAAATTTCTCCTCATTGCCTTTCTTAAAAGAGCATGCGGAAATGATAAGAAAAGCCATTAGAGTGAAAAGCTTAAGAATAGCCATAAGGCTATTAACAGCAATTCTAAGACCCACCTTGGGTAAAAATGTACGTTCATAGGGGTGTCTAAATTTTAAACACGGTCCATTTTCGGCACCTACTCTCGGATCCCTTTTTTCTCCACTTTTTTAAAAGGATACACATAAGGCTTAGGTATTTTCATTTTCGTTTCGCTGAAGCTATGAGTTAAAAATGAATTTCAATAAAAAAGAACTTGCCA
This portion of the Bdellovibrio sp. ArHS genome encodes:
- a CDS encoding L,D-transpeptidase family protein, which encodes MKVLLVALSVFGVAQSALAGKYSCKNIDSIVEDRNLVDLTGESLESLRNKRIQGTKVIVSKEGKRLFLFSGDSLLRVYNVALGRSPYGHKTQEGDNKTPEGVYQIDFKKNDSEYHKALHVNYPNKADLERTKRISQNKGVDLSPGGDIMIHGLPNDDTSRFFVDKAHPIINWTRGCIAVTNEEIDELYQLVPVKTELEICPANERGASNSALKIAEDIAKEESDLKSISIPGKAQ
- a CDS encoding PilZ domain-containing protein; the encoded protein is MTQTPLKKPTGIYFLAVLFLLAPLGNLAISFAGSGVPHWYLPPTLFEFLKAVTPLDWVWLGLLFLSGILLFKPHKTSWTLAILSLVFVLVVNGYRFSTHALVGDGLFNQTHLVLSSFVTVGVLLLAFYFRFPYLDRRAQWLFPTAHRYEFATRADVVAQDIFEGVTESISVSGARIRLKRDMEASSRGLRFVDVIFPEIRNVKIKSKVVEYHENVLRLKFKDLSRRDRGYLHDWFRSQIETEQKSKG